In Azospirillum thermophilum, the genomic stretch CCGTGTCTTCGACGGGCTCGGCCGGCATTACGGCACGCTCCTGTCCGGTTCGCTGGCGCGGCGCTGGCTGACCCTGGGCTTCGCGGCGGCGGTGCTCGTCAGCCTGCCCTGGCTCTACGGCATGCCGCAGCGCGAACTGGCGCCGGTGGAGGATCAGGCGAGCGTCCTGACCTCGATCAAGGCGCCGCAATACGCCAACCTGGACTATACCGAGCGGTTCTCCCGCAGGCTGGACGAGGTCTATACCCGGCTGCCCGAGACCGTCAGCCGCTGGATCGTCAACGGCATCGACGGGCCGGCCAACAGCTTCGGCGGCATCAACCTCCAGACCTGGGACCAGCGCGAGCGCGACGCGGGTGCGGTGCAGGCCGATCTGCAGGCGCTGGCCGGCGACGTGGAGGGCACCAGCATCTTCGCCTTCCAGCTTCCCGCCCTGCCGGGCTCGACCGGCGGACTGCCGGTGCAGATGGTCCTGCGAAGCCCGCAGGATTATCCGGAGCTCTACCGCATGATGGAGGACATCAAGCGCAAGGCCCGCGACAGCGGCCTGTTCGCCGTGGTCGACAGCGATCTCGACTACAACAACCCGGTCGTCCGCCTGAAGGTCAGCCGCGACAAGGCCAACAGCCTCGGCATCCGCATGCGCGACATCGCGGAATCCCTGGCGGTGCTGGTCGGCGAGAACTACGTCAACCGTTTCCGCCTGGAGGGGCGGTCCTACGACGTGGTCCCGCAGGCCCAGCGCAGCGCCCGCCTGACCGCCGAGGCGCTGGGCCAGCATTACGTGCGGGCTGCCGGGGGCAGCCTCGTGCCGCTGTCCGCGGTGATCCGCGTGGAGGAGGAGGTGATGCCCAACCGGCTCACCCAGTTCAACCAGCAGAACGCCGCCACCCTGCAGGCGATCCCCGCGCCCGGCGTCAGCCTCGGCCGGACCGTCGCCTTCCTGGAGGAGGCGACGCGGGACCTGCCGCCGGGCTACAGCCTCGACTGGCAATCCGACACCCGCCAGTACGTGCAGGAGGGCAACGCGCTGATGGTCGCCTTCATCCTGGCGGTGATCGTCATCTACCTCGTGCTGGCGGCCCAGTACGAGAGTCTGGTCGATCCCCTGATCATCCTGGTCACGGTGCCGCTGTCGATGTGCGGTGCGCTGCTGCCGCTGGCGCTGGGCCTCGCGACGCTGAACATCTACACCCAGATCGGGCTGGTGACCCTGATCGGCCTGATCAGCAAGCACGGCATCCTGATGGTCGCCTTCGCCAACGAGCTCCAGGCGCAGGAGGGGCTGGAGCGGAACGCCGCCATCCTGCAGGCGGCACGGATCAGGCTGCGTCCCGTCCTGATGACCACGGCGGCCATGGTGGTCGGCCTGATTCCGTTGCTGTTCGCCACGGGGGCCGGAGCCAACAGCCGCTACGGGCTGGGGGTCGTGATCGTCTGCGGCATGCTGGTGGGGACCCTGTTCACCCTGTTCATCCTGCCCACCCTCTACAGCCTCCTGGCCCGCGACCATCGGGCGCACGCCGCCACGCCGCGCGCCGCGGAGCTGTCCGCCGCCGTCGCAACCCGGCCGGCGGAGTGAGGCGCAGCGGGTCCGGACGCCTCCTGCGGCGGACTCCGCCGCGGACGGCGGCATCGGGGGCGAGGCCGAGCCGGCGAGGTGGGGTGCGCCGATTGAAGGCGGCGGTGGAAAGGGCTATGCAGCGTGTGACGGGGTGACCCGCCGCCCGCCGCCCGGCGTTCCGACCGCCCCCGAGGATCCGCGCATCATGCCCCGAAAGACCCGTCTGACGCCCGCCAGGGCGTTCGTCACGGCGTTCGTCACGGCAGGGCTCGCCATGATGGCAGGGGCCGCCGCGGCCGAGCCGCCCATCCGGGTCGGCGTGCTGGCCTACCGGGGCGGCGACCATGCCAACGCGGTGTGGGAGCCGACCGTCCGCTATCTCGCCGAGCGGTTTCCCGAGCGCGGGGCGGTGATGCTGCCGCTCGACCTGCCGGGAATGGACGCGGCGGTGCGCGCCGGCAGCGTCGATTTCGTCCTGACCAACACCGGCAATTATGTGGAGCTGGAGGCGCGCTACGGCGTGACCCGCATCGCCACCCTCCATGGCTCCCGGTCCGCGGCCTCCGGGGCCTCGGTCGGCTCGACCCTCATCGTGCGCGCCGATCGGGGCGACCTGCAGGCGCTGGGCGATCTCAAGGCAAAGACCGTGCTGGCGGTCGATCCCGACGCCTTCGGCGGCTTCCAGGTCGCCTGGGGCGAGATGCTCAGGGCCGGCGTCGATCCCTATCGGGACCTGAAGGACCTGCGCTTCTCAGGATTCCCGGTGGATCGCGTCGCCTTCGCGGTCGAGGAGGGAACCGTCGACGCCGGCGTGCTGCGCGCCTGCGTGCTCGAGGAACTGGCGGCGGAGGGGCGGCTGGATCCGGCGCGCTTCCGCGTCCTCGGCGCCCGGCGGCCGGCGGGCTTCCCCTGTGCGGTGTCGACCGACCTCTATCCCGACTGGCCGCTCGCCCGCCTCGCCGCGACGCCCGAGGATCTGGCCAAGGCGGTGGTGGTGGCCCTGTTCCAGATGCGCGACGACCATCCGGCGGCCAGGGCCGGCGGCTATGAAGGCTGGACGGTCCCGCTCGACTACCAGCCGGTGCACGCGCTGTTCCGCGAGCTGCGCATCGGGCCGTACCGCTATCTGCGCGAGGTCTCGCTGCTCGACGTCGCGCGGGAGCATTGGGAGTGGCTGGCCGCCGCCGCCCTGGCGCTGCTGTGGTGGGCGGTCCATTCGCTGCGGGTCGAGCATCTCATCAAGGTCCGGACGGCCGAACTCCGGGAGGCCAACCGCGAGCTGCTCCACGAGATGGCGGAGCGCCACCGCGCCGAGGAGACCGCGCGCGAACGGCAGAAGGAGATGGACCACGTCGCCCGGCTGTCGATCCTCGGCGAGATGGCGAGCAGCCTGGCGCACGAGCTGAACCAGCCGCTGGGCGCCATCGCCAACTACGCCCGCGGCTGCACCCGCCGGCTTGAGGCCGGGGCAGGCCGTCCGGAGGAGCTGGCGGAGGCGACCCGCGCCATCGCCGCCCAGGCCGACCGGGCGGCGCAGATCATCGCGCGCATCCGCGATTTCGTGCGCAAGCGGACCGTCGCGGTCGAGCCGCTGGCGCTGAACGAGG encodes the following:
- a CDS encoding MexW/MexI family multidrug efflux RND transporter permease subunit: MTFTDLFIRRPVLALVVNALVLMAGLLALDRLPVRQYPLLENASITVTTEFPGAPADLMQGFVTQPIAQALSSVEGIDYLSSSSVQGRSTITLRLQLNRDSTEALSEVMAKVNQVRYRLPDQAYDPVIERSSGDATAVAYVGFASDSLPVPALTDYLSRVVEPGFAGIEGVAKVQVFGGQQLAMRLWLDPARLAARGLSAEDVADAIRQENYQAAPGKVKGLYVVSGIQVDTDLTSVEQFRDMVIHRGAAGLVRLGDVGTVELGASATETSALMDGQPAVHLGLFAAPQGNPLVIVDAIRQRLPEIRKSLPPGVRVELAFETARFIQASIDEVVRTLVEAMLIVVAVIYLCLGSLRTVLIPVTTIPLSMLGAAALMLLFGFSVNLLTLLAMVLAVGLVVDDAIVVVENTHRHIAEGRSPVAAALLGAREVAGPVIAMTLTLAAVYAPIAFMGGLTGALFREFALSLAGAVVVSGVVALTLSPVMASLLLRHGEAGRVARAADRVFDGLGRHYGTLLSGSLARRWLTLGFAAAVLVSLPWLYGMPQRELAPVEDQASVLTSIKAPQYANLDYTERFSRRLDEVYTRLPETVSRWIVNGIDGPANSFGGINLQTWDQRERDAGAVQADLQALAGDVEGTSIFAFQLPALPGSTGGLPVQMVLRSPQDYPELYRMMEDIKRKARDSGLFAVVDSDLDYNNPVVRLKVSRDKANSLGIRMRDIAESLAVLVGENYVNRFRLEGRSYDVVPQAQRSARLTAEALGQHYVRAAGGSLVPLSAVIRVEEEVMPNRLTQFNQQNAATLQAIPAPGVSLGRTVAFLEEATRDLPPGYSLDWQSDTRQYVQEGNALMVAFILAVIVIYLVLAAQYESLVDPLIILVTVPLSMCGALLPLALGLATLNIYTQIGLVTLIGLISKHGILMVAFANELQAQEGLERNAAILQAARIRLRPVLMTTAAMVVGLIPLLFATGAGANSRYGLGVVIVCGMLVGTLFTLFILPTLYSLLARDHRAHAATPRAAELSAAVATRPAE
- a CDS encoding sensor histidine kinase, producing the protein MPRKTRLTPARAFVTAFVTAGLAMMAGAAAAEPPIRVGVLAYRGGDHANAVWEPTVRYLAERFPERGAVMLPLDLPGMDAAVRAGSVDFVLTNTGNYVELEARYGVTRIATLHGSRSAASGASVGSTLIVRADRGDLQALGDLKAKTVLAVDPDAFGGFQVAWGEMLRAGVDPYRDLKDLRFSGFPVDRVAFAVEEGTVDAGVLRACVLEELAAEGRLDPARFRVLGARRPAGFPCAVSTDLYPDWPLARLAATPEDLAKAVVVALFQMRDDHPAARAGGYEGWTVPLDYQPVHALFRELRIGPYRYLREVSLLDVAREHWEWLAAAALALLWWAVHSLRVEHLIKVRTAELREANRELLHEMAERHRAEETARERQKEMDHVARLSILGEMASSLAHELNQPLGAIANYARGCTRRLEAGAGRPEELAEATRAIAAQADRAAQIIARIRDFVRKRTVAVEPLALNEAVRGAVALCEGRARSDGVPLTLDLAEGLPPVMADRLQIEQVVLNLVKNALDAMEGRPAGGGVAVRTGRDAGGTVVLDVRDRGHGLSAEARDRLFTPFFTTKAAGMGLGLSICRSIVEAHGGHLQALENPGGGVTMRVSLPAAGGQGREDHAG